A window of Candidatus Eisenbacteria bacterium contains these coding sequences:
- a CDS encoding Gfo/Idh/MocA family oxidoreductase, giving the protein MSQPIGIAVVGTGDWGANLVRNFASLPGARLVAVCDADPERLQKSAALYPQARAVRSADDIASAPDVQGVVIAAPAVSHYAIARQMLEAGKDVYVEKPLTLEVAHAEELVALARHRERILMVGHLLLFHPAVRYLKDMVTRGELGELYYLYSQRVNLGKVRRDENALWSFAPHDLSVILHLIGEEPIDVVARGSAFLQSHIEDVVFVDLRFANGRMAHVHVSWLDPHKIRKFTVVGSRKMVVFDDMDASEKLRIYDKGVDRGGEVVSYGDSLTVRSGDILVPKLSLQEPLRLECAHFVDCVRERREPLTDGANGLAVVRVLAAAQASLEAGGAPIPLHPAGAGVS; this is encoded by the coding sequence ATGAGCCAGCCGATCGGCATTGCCGTGGTCGGAACCGGCGATTGGGGCGCCAACCTGGTTCGCAACTTTGCGAGTCTTCCGGGCGCCCGGCTGGTCGCGGTGTGCGACGCGGATCCCGAGCGCCTGCAGAAGTCCGCGGCACTCTACCCGCAGGCGCGCGCCGTGCGCTCGGCCGACGACATCGCCTCGGCTCCGGACGTTCAGGGCGTGGTGATCGCGGCGCCGGCGGTCTCGCACTACGCGATCGCGCGACAGATGCTCGAAGCCGGCAAGGACGTCTACGTCGAGAAGCCCCTCACGCTCGAGGTCGCGCACGCGGAGGAACTGGTGGCGCTGGCGCGCCATCGCGAGCGCATCCTCATGGTCGGGCACCTGCTGCTGTTTCACCCCGCGGTGCGCTACCTGAAGGACATGGTCACGCGCGGTGAACTGGGCGAGCTCTACTACCTGTATTCGCAGCGCGTGAATCTCGGCAAGGTGCGGCGCGACGAGAACGCGCTGTGGAGCTTCGCCCCGCACGACCTGTCGGTGATCCTGCACCTGATCGGCGAGGAGCCGATCGACGTCGTCGCGCGCGGCTCGGCGTTTCTGCAGTCGCACATCGAGGACGTGGTGTTCGTGGATCTGCGGTTCGCGAATGGACGCATGGCTCACGTACACGTCTCATGGCTCGACCCGCACAAGATTCGCAAGTTCACCGTGGTCGGAAGTCGCAAGATGGTGGTGTTCGACGACATGGACGCGAGCGAGAAGCTGCGCATCTACGACAAGGGCGTGGATCGCGGCGGCGAAGTGGTGAGCTACGGCGATTCGCTCACGGTTCGCAGCGGCGACATCCTGGTCCCGAAGCTGTCGTTGCAGGAGCCGTTGCGGCTCGAGTGTGCTCACTTCGTCGACTGCGTCCGCGAGCGTCGCGAGCCGCTCACCGACGGTGCGAACGGGCTGGCCGTGGTGCGAGTGCTGGCCGCGGCGCAGGCTTCGCTCGAGGCGGGCGGCGCTCCGATTCCGCTGCATCCCGCCGGCGCGGGCGTGTCATGA
- a CDS encoding N-acetyltransferase: MSTTVHPSAQVGAGTTFGEHCVIGDGVTIGSGCRIGHHVVIHDGTRIGNDVRIDDQANLGKRPMRAANSATTKEQELAPLSLGDQCIVGTGVILYRGAAIDARVLMADLCTVRENVTIGRGTIVGRGVTIENVCSIGRYCKLESECYITAYSTLEDRVFIAPGVVTSNDNFVGRTAERFKHFKGVTVKRGGRVGAGTVLLPGVTVGEDGLVAAGSVVTRDVPARTIVMGSPARPLREVPVEQWLENQGWTDA, from the coding sequence ATGAGCACGACCGTTCATCCCTCGGCCCAGGTCGGCGCCGGCACCACGTTCGGCGAGCATTGCGTGATCGGCGACGGCGTGACGATCGGGAGCGGCTGCCGGATCGGTCATCATGTCGTGATCCACGACGGCACCCGGATCGGCAACGACGTGCGCATCGACGACCAGGCGAATCTGGGCAAGCGACCGATGCGAGCCGCGAACTCGGCCACCACCAAGGAACAGGAGCTGGCGCCGCTCTCGCTCGGCGATCAGTGCATCGTCGGAACCGGCGTCATCCTGTACCGGGGTGCCGCGATCGACGCGCGCGTCTTGATGGCGGACCTGTGCACGGTGCGCGAGAACGTGACGATCGGGCGCGGCACCATCGTAGGTCGCGGTGTGACGATCGAGAACGTGTGCTCGATCGGCCGCTACTGCAAGCTCGAGAGCGAGTGCTACATCACGGCGTATTCGACACTCGAGGATCGGGTGTTCATCGCGCCCGGCGTCGTGACGTCGAACGACAACTTCGTCGGCCGCACCGCCGAACGCTTCAAGCACTTCAAGGGTGTGACCGTGAAACGCGGGGGTCGCGTCGGCGCCGGTACCGTGCTGCTGCCCGGCGTGACGGTCGGAGAGGATGGACTGGTGGCGGCCGGATCGGTGGTGACCCGCGACGTACCGGCCCGCACGATCGTGATGGGAAGCCCCGCGCGGCCGCTGCGCGAGGTCCCGGTCGAACAATGGCTCGAAAACCAGGGCTGGACCGACGCCTGA